One part of the Paenibacillus thermoaerophilus genome encodes these proteins:
- a CDS encoding DMT family transporter, with amino-acid sequence MTPLSKPRTALLISFLVLVWGVNWPLSKIGLLYMPPMLFSGVRTLLAGVILLFAALPRLRRLKFRETWPIYMISALLNVVLYYSLHTIGLGYLPSGLFSAIVFLQPVLVGVFSWLWLGESMNGVKIAGLLLGFFGVAVISSGGMSGHISVAGVLLALGSALSWAAGTVYVKKVGSRVDPIWLVSLQMIAGGLLMTAAGTAIESWSDVSWQPAFILDLLFISVFVIALGWLVFYRLIDSGEAGRMASFTFLIPLVAILIGTLFLGEPFTAALAAGLLMIVASIYLVNRKKGGTGVVRSRKTPRMPPPAGAR; translated from the coding sequence ATGACACCGTTATCCAAGCCCCGAACCGCGCTGCTGATTTCGTTTTTGGTTCTCGTATGGGGCGTGAACTGGCCTTTGTCGAAAATCGGATTGCTGTATATGCCGCCCATGCTGTTCTCCGGCGTCCGGACGCTGCTGGCCGGAGTGATTCTGCTGTTCGCCGCGCTGCCGAGGCTGCGGAGGCTGAAATTCCGGGAGACGTGGCCCATCTACATGATCTCCGCGCTGCTGAACGTCGTGCTGTACTACAGCTTGCATACGATCGGGCTCGGCTATTTGCCGTCCGGCCTGTTCTCCGCCATCGTCTTTCTCCAGCCCGTGCTCGTCGGAGTGTTCTCGTGGCTGTGGCTCGGGGAGTCGATGAACGGGGTGAAAATCGCGGGGCTTCTGCTCGGCTTTTTCGGCGTCGCGGTCATCAGCAGCGGCGGAATGTCCGGCCACATCTCCGTTGCGGGCGTCCTGCTGGCCCTGGGATCGGCGTTAAGCTGGGCGGCCGGAACGGTATACGTCAAAAAGGTCGGCTCCCGCGTTGATCCGATCTGGCTCGTGTCGCTCCAGATGATCGCGGGGGGCCTGCTGATGACGGCGGCCGGCACGGCTATCGAAAGCTGGTCCGACGTCTCCTGGCAGCCCGCGTTTATCCTGGACCTGCTGTTTATCTCGGTCTTCGTCATCGCTCTCGGCTGGCTCGTCTTCTACCGGCTGATCGACTCGGGCGAAGCCGGGAGGATGGCTTCTTTTACGTTTCTGATCCCGCTGGTGGCGATTCTGATCGGCACGCTGTTTCTCGGCGAGCCGTTTACCGCGGCGCTGGCCGCGGGCCTGCTGATGATCGTCGCCAGCATTTATCTGGTGAACCGGAAGAAGGGCGGGACGGGAGTCGTTCGTTCGCGGAAAACGCCGCGCATGCCGCCCCCCGCCGGCGCGCGATGA
- the bioB gene encoding biotin synthase BioB, translating into MKTIAAGTDWQLYARKALNGERLTMEEGLSVLEADDDEVLPILQAAYQVRKHFYGKKVKLNMIINAKSGLCPEDCGYCSQSIVSTAPIEKYALLDKETLLEGAREALARKAGTYCIVASGRGPTDKELDQVIEAVREIRATMPLKICACLGILKDSQAERLAEAGVHRYNHNLNTSRVNYPSITTTHTYDQRVETVEKVKAHGMSPCSGVIIGMGETNREIVEMAYALRDLDADSIPVNFLNAIPGTPLEQAGRTPPMKALKVLALFRFICPSKEIRVAGGREVNLRSLQPLSLYAANSIFVGDYLTTAGQDVSADHQIIEDLGFEIELNAL; encoded by the coding sequence ATGAAGACGATTGCCGCCGGGACGGATTGGCAGCTCTATGCCCGCAAAGCGTTAAACGGGGAACGCTTGACGATGGAGGAAGGGCTCTCGGTTCTGGAAGCCGACGACGATGAGGTTTTGCCGATTTTGCAGGCGGCCTATCAGGTGAGAAAGCATTTTTACGGGAAAAAAGTCAAGCTGAACATGATCATCAACGCCAAAAGCGGCCTTTGTCCCGAAGATTGCGGCTACTGCTCGCAATCCATCGTGTCGACGGCGCCGATCGAGAAATACGCGCTCCTCGACAAAGAAACGCTGCTGGAGGGGGCGCGCGAAGCTCTGGCCCGCAAAGCGGGAACGTACTGCATCGTGGCATCCGGGAGAGGCCCGACCGACAAAGAGCTGGATCAAGTGATCGAAGCGGTTCGGGAGATTCGGGCGACGATGCCGCTGAAAATATGCGCATGCCTGGGCATCCTGAAGGATTCGCAGGCCGAACGGCTCGCGGAAGCGGGCGTTCACCGGTACAACCATAACCTGAACACCAGCAGGGTGAATTACCCGTCCATCACGACCACCCATACATACGATCAGCGCGTCGAAACCGTCGAAAAGGTGAAGGCGCACGGCATGTCCCCGTGCTCCGGCGTCATTATCGGCATGGGCGAGACGAATCGGGAAATCGTTGAGATGGCTTACGCCCTCCGGGATTTGGACGCCGACTCGATCCCGGTCAATTTCCTGAACGCGATACCGGGAACGCCCCTGGAGCAGGCGGGCCGCACGCCGCCGATGAAAGCCTTGAAGGTGCTGGCCTTGTTCCGCTTCATCTGTCCGTCCAAAGAAATTCGCGTGGCCGGGGGCAGGGAGGTCAACCTCCGCTCGCTTCAGCCTCTGTCCCTGTACGCGGCCAATTCGATATTTGTCGGGGATTATTTGACGACGGCAGGCCAAGACGTATCGGCCGATCACCAGATCATCGAAGATCTGGGCTTCGAGATCGAGCTGAACGCGCTCTGA
- a CDS encoding alpha-galactosidase yields MGIHYDKERKLFHLQAADTSYVIQIVKSGYPAHLYWGRRVRGLQLDRLLEMTWRSSFSPATEPGDPPLSLDTLPHEYPGYGNSDFRMPAYQAMLPNGSTVTDLLYESHAIRKGKPKLPGLPATYVESDDEAETLELTLKDALTGLTVVLSYTVFEHFNAIARSARLINNGQEPLQLLRAYSMSLDFAHDRFDMLHLSGAWTRERYIHRRRLEPGLQAVESRRGASSHAQNPFIALLAEGAGEDHGDVYGVSFVYSGNFAAGVEVDQFHTARLFMGINPFDFAWRLEPGEAFQTPEAVLAYSADGLGGMSRCYHDLYRSRLCRGAFRDRTRPILVNNWEATYFDFNAEKIEAIAKTGKELGIELFVLDDGWFGRRDDDTTSLGDWFVDRNKLPNGLEDLAGRVRRMDMQFGLWFEPEMVSPESELYRAHPDWCLHVPDRRRTTAREQLVLDLSRADVRDYIVKAVSDILSSAPITYVKWDMNRNMTEIGSALLPPERQRETAHRYMLGLYEVLERITSAFPHILFESCSGGGGRFDPGMLYYMPQTWTSDNTDAISRLKIQYGTSLVYPVSSMGAHVSAVPNHQVGRVTPLETRGHVALSGNFGYELDLTKFSAEEKETVKAQVALYKEIRHLVQFGDFYRLLSPFEGNDTAWMFVSKDKSEAFVVYVSVLKEPNAPLGRFRLKGLDPERNYRSDDDNAVYGGDELMYAGLPVPQFHGDFASKVYRFRAVN; encoded by the coding sequence ATGGGTATTCACTACGACAAGGAACGGAAATTATTCCATTTGCAAGCCGCGGATACGAGTTATGTCATTCAAATCGTCAAATCGGGTTATCCCGCCCACTTGTATTGGGGCCGCCGCGTTCGCGGCCTTCAATTGGACCGTCTGCTGGAGATGACGTGGCGAAGCTCGTTCTCTCCGGCCACCGAGCCGGGCGATCCGCCGTTATCCCTGGATACGCTGCCGCACGAATATCCGGGTTACGGCAATTCCGACTTCCGCATGCCCGCGTACCAGGCGATGCTTCCGAACGGATCGACGGTGACGGATCTGCTGTACGAGTCGCACGCCATCCGCAAGGGGAAGCCGAAGCTGCCCGGGTTGCCCGCCACTTATGTGGAAAGCGATGACGAGGCGGAGACGCTGGAGCTGACGTTGAAGGACGCCTTGACGGGATTGACGGTTGTGCTGTCTTACACCGTGTTTGAGCATTTTAACGCCATCGCCCGATCCGCGCGGTTGATCAACAATGGCCAGGAGCCCCTCCAACTGCTGCGGGCGTACAGCATGAGCCTCGACTTCGCGCATGACCGTTTCGACATGCTGCATCTGTCCGGCGCCTGGACGCGGGAACGCTACATTCACCGGCGCCGGCTCGAACCGGGCCTCCAGGCGGTCGAAAGCCGCCGCGGAGCGAGCAGCCACGCGCAAAATCCGTTTATCGCGCTGTTGGCCGAAGGCGCAGGGGAAGACCACGGCGACGTGTACGGCGTCAGCTTCGTCTACAGCGGCAATTTCGCCGCGGGAGTCGAAGTCGATCAATTCCATACGGCGCGCCTGTTCATGGGCATCAATCCGTTTGATTTCGCTTGGCGGCTCGAACCCGGCGAAGCGTTCCAGACGCCGGAAGCCGTGCTCGCATACTCCGCGGATGGACTCGGCGGCATGTCGCGTTGCTATCACGATTTATACCGTTCCCGGCTGTGCCGGGGGGCTTTCCGCGACCGGACGCGCCCGATTCTGGTCAACAACTGGGAGGCGACCTATTTCGATTTTAATGCCGAGAAGATCGAAGCGATCGCCAAAACCGGCAAGGAGCTCGGCATCGAGCTGTTCGTCCTGGACGACGGCTGGTTCGGCAGACGGGACGACGATACGACGTCGCTCGGCGATTGGTTCGTCGACCGGAACAAGCTTCCGAACGGGCTTGAAGACTTGGCCGGCCGCGTTCGCCGGATGGACATGCAGTTCGGGCTTTGGTTCGAACCCGAAATGGTCTCTCCCGAAAGCGAGCTGTACCGCGCGCACCCCGACTGGTGCCTGCATGTTCCGGACCGGCGCCGGACAACGGCCCGCGAGCAGTTGGTTCTCGATCTGTCCCGCGCCGATGTCCGCGACTATATCGTGAAGGCGGTATCCGACATCTTGTCGAGCGCGCCCATCACGTATGTGAAATGGGACATGAACCGCAATATGACGGAGATCGGTTCGGCGCTGCTGCCGCCGGAGCGCCAGCGGGAAACGGCTCACCGCTACATGCTCGGATTGTATGAGGTGCTGGAGCGGATTACGTCGGCCTTCCCCCATATTTTGTTCGAAAGCTGCTCGGGCGGGGGCGGCCGCTTCGACCCGGGCATGCTGTATTACATGCCGCAGACGTGGACAAGCGACAATACGGACGCGATCTCCCGTTTGAAGATCCAGTACGGCACCAGCCTCGTATATCCGGTCAGCTCCATGGGCGCGCACGTGTCCGCGGTGCCGAACCATCAGGTCGGCCGCGTCACGCCGCTTGAAACCCGCGGCCACGTCGCCTTGTCCGGCAACTTCGGCTACGAGCTGGATTTGACCAAGTTCTCCGCAGAGGAGAAAGAAACGGTGAAAGCCCAGGTGGCCTTGTACAAGGAAATCCGCCACTTGGTGCAGTTCGGCGATTTTTACCGTTTGCTCAGTCCGTTTGAAGGCAACGATACGGCATGGATGTTCGTCTCCAAGGACAAAAGCGAGGCGTTCGTCGTTTATGTGTCGGTGCTGAAAGAGCCGAACGCGCCGCTCGGACGGTTCCGCCTGAAAGGATTGGACCCCGAGCGGAATTATCGGTCGGATGACGACAACGCCGTGTACGGCGGGGACGAGTTGATGTACGCCGGTCTTCCCGTACCGCAATTCCACGGAGATTTTGCAAGCAAGGTTTACCGTTTCCGCGCGGTAAATTGA
- a CDS encoding glycoside hydrolase family 32 protein gives MNSFRPAYHFRPARNWMNDPNGPIAVNGEYHLFYQYNPNGDEWGTIHWGHAKSKDLVHWEHLPVALYPSEERGEQHCFSGCTVVHEGRPAILYTSIGPGDRNPTTGAQQWIAYGDAEWLKWEKPGEGINPILTSDIHGDLDIREWRDPYVWKREDGLWHMVCGGTHGGRGCAVLYRSPDLLKWEFLGIAAEGEARVWECPNLFRLGGKWVLTYSPDDADNRVRYRVGELTENFRFVAEREGILDYGGREGFYAATTFEDDRGRRILLGWMPDSARGTSSLIRGWSGVHALPRVLTLDPDTLRLRAEPIPELNVLRGRHWKRGPFAVTGEVETDIAGQSLELSLVLKTDEPNEGGIGLRLFRSPDGEEETVLEIDRSRKQAVLHRAKSSLDAGTHRHALAADLPQDGEGDLRLRLFLDRSTLEVFINEEVCLSARVYPMREDSSRVSLFSFGSGGLEVASLEAWVMKPVWEE, from the coding sequence ATGAATTCATTCAGACCGGCTTATCATTTTCGTCCTGCGCGCAATTGGATGAACGATCCGAACGGGCCGATCGCCGTTAACGGCGAATATCATCTGTTCTATCAATATAATCCGAATGGCGACGAATGGGGCACGATTCACTGGGGACATGCCAAAAGCAAGGACCTCGTTCATTGGGAGCATCTTCCCGTCGCCCTGTACCCTTCCGAAGAACGGGGGGAGCAGCATTGCTTCTCCGGCTGCACTGTCGTACATGAGGGCAGGCCGGCGATCTTGTACACGAGCATCGGCCCGGGCGACCGCAATCCGACGACGGGCGCGCAGCAGTGGATCGCTTACGGGGATGCGGAATGGCTGAAGTGGGAGAAGCCGGGAGAAGGAATCAACCCGATCCTCACCTCCGATATCCACGGAGATCTCGATATCCGGGAATGGCGCGATCCGTACGTGTGGAAGAGGGAAGACGGCCTCTGGCATATGGTTTGCGGAGGCACGCACGGCGGAAGAGGCTGCGCCGTTCTGTACCGCTCTCCCGATTTGTTGAAGTGGGAATTCCTCGGCATCGCGGCCGAAGGCGAAGCCCGCGTCTGGGAATGCCCCAATCTGTTCCGGCTTGGCGGCAAGTGGGTGTTGACCTATTCCCCGGACGACGCCGACAACCGGGTCCGGTACAGGGTGGGGGAGCTGACCGAAAATTTCCGGTTCGTCGCCGAGCGTGAAGGAATCCTCGATTACGGCGGCCGGGAAGGGTTTTATGCCGCCACCACGTTCGAAGACGATCGCGGGCGGCGCATCCTGCTCGGTTGGATGCCGGACAGCGCGCGGGGAACAAGTTCGCTGATCCGCGGCTGGTCGGGCGTGCATGCGCTGCCGCGGGTGTTGACTTTGGACCCGGACACCTTGCGGCTGCGTGCCGAGCCGATCCCGGAGTTAAACGTTCTGCGCGGACGCCATTGGAAACGGGGACCGTTCGCGGTCACAGGGGAAGTGGAGACGGATATCGCAGGCCAGTCGTTGGAGCTGTCGCTTGTCCTGAAAACGGACGAACCGAATGAAGGAGGGATCGGACTGCGCTTGTTCCGCTCGCCTGACGGGGAAGAAGAGACGGTGCTGGAAATCGATCGAAGCCGGAAGCAGGCGGTGCTGCATCGGGCGAAGTCCAGTCTTGACGCCGGAACCCACCGGCACGCTTTGGCGGCCGATCTCCCGCAAGACGGGGAGGGCGATCTCCGGCTGCGCCTCTTTCTGGACCGATCGACACTGGAAGTATTCATCAATGAAGAAGTATGTCTTTCCGCCCGGGTATATCCCATGAGAGAGGACAGCAGCCGGGTTTCCCTTTTCTCCTTCGGAAGCGGCGGTTTGGAAGTCGCCTCCCTCGAAGCGTGGGTCATGAAGCCGGTATGGGAGGAGTAG
- a CDS encoding carbohydrate ABC transporter permease has translation MNENRTNWPITALIALGSLIVLLPLYMAVMIAVKSPQQIAQSVLAWPDEWHWGNFAEAVRMTNFFQAFRNSAVITVFSVIFTLLTNSMVAYAISRNMDRKLFKGLYYYFVSALFVPFPIIMLPIVKETAQLGMNNPVGLILLYIVYGLSFNIFLYVGYLKSLPRELEEAAKIDGASIWGTFWRIIFPLLGPINATVAILTCIWAWNDFLLPLVILSKPHMTTLPLAQYVFQSKFGVEYNYAFASYLLALAPMVLVYVFAQRWIIDGVTRGAVK, from the coding sequence ATGAACGAGAACCGGACGAATTGGCCGATTACCGCGTTGATCGCTCTGGGATCGCTGATTGTGCTGCTGCCGCTGTATATGGCGGTTATGATCGCGGTGAAAAGTCCCCAGCAAATCGCACAATCCGTGCTGGCGTGGCCCGACGAGTGGCATTGGGGCAATTTTGCGGAAGCGGTCCGGATGACGAATTTCTTTCAGGCGTTCCGGAACAGCGCGGTCATCACGGTGTTTTCCGTTATTTTCACCCTGCTGACGAATTCGATGGTGGCGTACGCCATCTCGCGCAACATGGACCGCAAGTTGTTCAAGGGGTTGTATTACTACTTCGTAAGCGCCTTGTTCGTGCCGTTCCCGATCATCATGCTGCCGATCGTCAAGGAAACGGCGCAGCTAGGCATGAACAATCCGGTTGGCCTGATCCTTTTATATATCGTTTACGGACTGTCGTTCAACATTTTCCTGTATGTCGGGTACTTGAAGAGCTTGCCGCGGGAACTGGAGGAAGCGGCGAAAATCGACGGGGCGAGTATATGGGGAACATTCTGGCGCATTATATTTCCGCTGCTCGGCCCGATTAACGCGACCGTTGCGATTTTGACCTGCATCTGGGCGTGGAATGACTTCCTGCTGCCGCTGGTCATCCTAAGCAAGCCTCATATGACGACGCTGCCGCTCGCGCAGTACGTGTTTCAGTCGAAATTCGGCGTGGAGTACAACTACGCGTTCGCCTCGTACCTGCTGGCCTTGGCGCCCATGGTGCTCGTCTATGTGTTCGCGCAGCGCTGGATTATCGACGGGGTGACCCGGGGCGCGGTGAAATAA
- a CDS encoding carbohydrate ABC transporter permease, whose translation MRSSMKTYYWMVVPAVAIFFVFHTYPVLMGIFYSFTNWNGLSPDYDFVGLRNYLNVFRDGNVLDAYGFTIKFALLTTVIVNTISLVVAMGLNARIRLKNFFRGVYFLPNVLSMLIIGFIFNYLFSNVFPDAFERMGLDSLAFNILGKENTAWIGVVIVTVWQATAFNIMLYLAGLQTIPSDLYEASSLDGAGKWREFWSITFPMIAPFFTINMVLAMKNFLMVFDQIVALTGGGPGKATMSISYLIYTDGFQGGSFAYQSANAVVYFIIIVFISVIQLKFLQRREMDLG comes from the coding sequence ATGCGAAGCAGCATGAAAACATATTATTGGATGGTGGTGCCCGCCGTCGCCATCTTTTTCGTCTTCCATACGTATCCCGTGCTTATGGGCATTTTCTACAGTTTTACGAACTGGAACGGCTTGTCTCCGGATTACGACTTTGTGGGACTGAGAAATTACCTCAACGTGTTCCGGGACGGCAACGTGCTCGACGCTTACGGGTTCACGATCAAATTCGCCCTCCTGACCACCGTGATCGTCAACACGATCAGCCTGGTTGTGGCTATGGGCCTGAATGCCCGAATCCGGTTGAAAAATTTCTTTCGGGGCGTCTACTTTTTGCCGAACGTACTCAGCATGCTGATTATCGGCTTTATCTTCAACTATCTGTTTTCCAATGTGTTTCCGGACGCGTTCGAACGCATGGGCTTGGATAGCCTGGCGTTTAACATCCTCGGCAAAGAGAATACGGCGTGGATCGGCGTCGTGATCGTCACGGTATGGCAGGCGACGGCGTTTAACATCATGTTGTATCTAGCAGGTCTGCAGACGATTCCGTCCGATTTGTACGAAGCCTCCAGCCTGGACGGCGCGGGAAAATGGAGGGAGTTCTGGAGCATCACGTTCCCGATGATCGCGCCGTTCTTCACCATCAATATGGTGCTGGCGATGAAAAACTTCCTGATGGTGTTCGACCAGATCGTGGCTTTGACCGGGGGCGGTCCCGGAAAAGCGACGATGTCCATTTCGTATCTGATTTATACCGACGGTTTCCAGGGCGGTTCGTTCGCTTATCAGTCGGCGAATGCGGTCGTGTATTTCATCATCATCGTGTTCATTTCCGTGATCCAACTGAAATTTTTGCAAAGACGGGAGATGGATTTGGGATGA
- a CDS encoding ABC transporter substrate-binding protein — translation MNKKWTTFSVCVLTAASVAGCGAGGTGGAKDESAAGKQVEIQFFQYKPEARGTFDELIKQFEAQNPNIKVVHNNPPDASTVLKTNVARGDVPDVIAIGGDNVYASLAQSGVFADFTGAPELANIQEAYVQMIKDVAGTDNAYAIPYAANANGVIYNKTIFKELNLSVPKTWDEFIAICQKIQAAGKLPFYFTFKDSWTTLPSFNAIAASLQEDRFFEKRKAGQTTFAAGYKEIAEKYLQLMQYGQKDLFGKGYNDGNVAFANGESAMYLQGVWAIPEIKKANPNIELGVFPLPASNDPDQNLLVSGVDLLVTMSASTKHPEEAKKFINFLIRAETSKTYIDQQKSFSAVKGVVQEDASVSDLKPVIEKGAVADFPDHYIPSSMKLDQLLQEAILKKDADGFLKKMDAEWDKAQKR, via the coding sequence ATGAACAAGAAATGGACGACTTTCTCCGTCTGCGTCTTGACCGCGGCATCCGTCGCGGGCTGCGGCGCAGGCGGAACTGGCGGCGCCAAAGATGAAAGCGCTGCAGGCAAACAGGTAGAAATCCAATTTTTCCAATATAAACCGGAAGCCCGGGGGACCTTCGATGAACTGATCAAGCAGTTCGAAGCTCAGAACCCGAATATCAAAGTGGTGCACAACAACCCTCCGGATGCGTCCACTGTCTTGAAAACAAACGTGGCCCGCGGCGACGTTCCGGACGTGATCGCGATCGGCGGAGACAACGTCTATGCTTCTCTTGCGCAGTCCGGCGTATTCGCCGACTTCACGGGAGCGCCGGAGCTGGCCAACATCCAGGAAGCTTACGTGCAGATGATCAAGGACGTGGCGGGTACGGACAACGCTTATGCGATTCCGTATGCGGCCAACGCCAACGGGGTCATTTACAACAAAACGATTTTCAAAGAGTTGAATCTGTCCGTTCCGAAGACGTGGGACGAGTTCATCGCGATCTGCCAAAAAATTCAGGCGGCCGGCAAACTGCCCTTTTATTTTACGTTTAAAGATTCCTGGACCACGCTGCCTTCCTTCAACGCCATCGCGGCGAGCCTGCAGGAGGACCGCTTCTTCGAGAAGCGCAAAGCCGGGCAGACGACGTTTGCCGCCGGGTACAAGGAAATCGCGGAGAAATACCTGCAGCTTATGCAGTACGGCCAAAAAGACCTTTTCGGCAAAGGCTACAACGACGGGAACGTAGCGTTCGCAAACGGCGAATCGGCCATGTATCTGCAAGGCGTATGGGCGATCCCGGAAATCAAGAAAGCGAACCCGAACATCGAGCTCGGCGTGTTCCCGCTCCCGGCCTCCAACGATCCGGATCAAAATCTGCTCGTGTCCGGGGTCGACCTGCTCGTGACGATGTCCGCTTCGACGAAGCATCCGGAAGAGGCGAAGAAGTTCATCAATTTCCTGATCCGTGCCGAGACGTCCAAGACATACATCGATCAGCAAAAATCGTTCTCGGCCGTCAAAGGCGTGGTTCAGGAGGATGCTTCCGTCTCCGACTTGAAGCCGGTGATCGAGAAAGGCGCGGTCGCCGATTTCCCGGACCACTATATCCCGAGCAGCATGAAGCTGGACCAACTGCTGCAGGAAGCGATCCTGAAGAAAGACGCGGACGGCTTCCTGAAAAAAATGGACGCGGAATGGGACAAAGCGCAAAAACGGTGA
- a CDS encoding LacI family DNA-binding transcriptional regulator, whose product MATIKDIAQQAHVSAATVSRVLNNDASLSVSEETRERIFMIAEQLNYKPSRIKRLKNENRLSRKEIGLFLWATPEDEKHDPYFLSIRRGIEMRCEELGIAIGKVMRGNSQPDIQPMDHLDGLIVVGSVDEQDISKLFRNKNAVVLVNHTEDLKGYDSVKLYFKQAVEDVMNHLFSLGHTEIGYIGGNEHIYKLGPDHKGQPVNDPRRVHFERIMKEKGWLKPEFVHTGEWTTNSGYEIMREMLKQPNRPTACFIASDPMAIGALRALHEQGVKVPEEMAIVGFDDIEVSAYVNPPLTTVKVYPEQLGKTAVQLLLERLEGREVPLHVTVATTLVVRDSCGGGG is encoded by the coding sequence ATGGCTACCATAAAAGATATCGCCCAACAAGCCCATGTATCCGCCGCAACGGTATCGCGGGTGCTGAACAACGACGCCTCGCTGTCGGTCAGCGAGGAAACGCGGGAACGCATCTTCATGATCGCCGAGCAATTAAATTACAAGCCTTCCCGGATCAAACGCCTGAAAAATGAAAACCGCCTGTCGCGCAAGGAAATCGGTCTTTTTCTGTGGGCGACGCCGGAAGACGAGAAGCACGATCCCTACTTCCTCTCCATCCGGAGAGGCATCGAGATGCGGTGCGAGGAGCTGGGCATCGCCATCGGAAAAGTCATGCGGGGGAACAGCCAGCCCGATATCCAGCCGATGGATCATTTGGACGGCTTGATCGTGGTCGGTTCGGTTGACGAACAGGACATATCCAAATTGTTTCGCAATAAAAACGCGGTTGTTTTAGTAAATCATACGGAAGATCTCAAGGGTTACGATTCGGTGAAGCTGTATTTCAAGCAAGCGGTCGAAGACGTCATGAATCATCTCTTTTCCCTGGGCCATACCGAAATCGGTTACATTGGCGGGAACGAGCATATTTACAAGCTGGGTCCCGATCACAAAGGACAGCCGGTGAACGATCCGAGAAGAGTTCATTTCGAACGGATCATGAAGGAGAAGGGATGGTTGAAACCGGAATTCGTCCATACCGGCGAATGGACGACGAACAGCGGTTATGAAATCATGCGGGAGATGCTGAAGCAGCCGAACCGTCCGACCGCTTGCTTCATCGCCAGCGACCCGATGGCGATCGGCGCGCTCCGCGCCTTGCACGAACAGGGCGTGAAGGTGCCGGAAGAAATGGCGATCGTCGGTTTCGACGATATCGAAGTTTCCGCTTATGTGAACCCGCCGTTGACGACGGTGAAAGTATATCCCGAACAATTGGGAAAAACGGCTGTGCAGTTGCTGCTGGAACGGCTGGAAGGGAGGGAAGTGCCTCTTCACGTCACCGTCGCCACGACGCTTGTCGTTCGGGATAGCTGCGGCGGCGGGGGATGA
- a CDS encoding spore germination protein gives MRKSKRNDARSQDVDFIKPLSASLSRNLRKIGQTLGNSADIVIREVRVGQTGDNRIAYTDGLTDTKAVSEFILETVMLDMNRMEFAEPEPRFSFNPLQFLKDRAVTIGDIRDIADYGSLFNALLSGDTIVLVDGQAEGIAAGARNWKDRGVKEAAAESVVRGPREGFSEADSLSPVGRVVLAVGFVRAP, from the coding sequence GTGCGTAAATCCAAAAGGAACGATGCTCGCAGCCAGGATGTTGACTTCATCAAACCTTTAAGCGCCAGCCTGAGTCGAAATCTGCGGAAAATCGGACAAACGCTCGGAAACAGCGCGGACATCGTCATCCGGGAAGTTCGCGTCGGCCAAACCGGCGACAATCGGATTGCGTACACCGACGGCCTTACGGATACGAAGGCCGTTTCGGAATTCATCCTGGAGACGGTTATGCTGGATATGAACCGCATGGAATTCGCGGAACCGGAACCGAGGTTCTCGTTCAACCCCTTGCAATTCCTGAAAGACCGCGCTGTAACCATCGGCGACATCCGGGACATTGCCGACTACGGGAGCTTATTTAACGCTTTGCTGTCCGGGGATACGATCGTTTTGGTCGACGGGCAAGCCGAGGGTATTGCCGCCGGCGCACGGAACTGGAAAGACCGCGGCGTAAAAGAAGCGGCTGCGGAATCGGTCGTACGCGGCCCCCGCGAAGGGTTCTCCGAGGCGGATTCCTTATCTCCTGTTGGCCGGGTTGTGCTTGCCGTTGGTTTTGTACGTGCTCCATAA